Proteins from one Ktedonobacterales bacterium genomic window:
- a CDS encoding cyclase family protein, which produces MAIKRVDLSQQYTNDMPRFPGMEAPEIELLARVEAHGYGMERFRMTTHLGTHTDFGAHIALGGKKRQDYTPSDLWVDDAQVFHFPGHKGAITLAEITPHLPRARPGGVVLIATGHSASWGSPAYYRDNPYLEREAAHALIERRILAIGFDGPSADPVGEGEPTGADDFPLHQLWLGGGCLLLENLARLQELPDQVELVIGAINIRDATGIPSAIWAKFAS; this is translated from the coding sequence ATGGCGATCAAGCGAGTTGACCTGTCGCAGCAATACACCAACGATATGCCGCGCTTCCCTGGCATGGAAGCGCCAGAGATCGAACTGCTGGCGCGAGTGGAGGCGCATGGCTATGGCATGGAACGCTTTCGCATGACGACACACCTGGGAACCCACACGGACTTTGGCGCGCATATCGCCCTGGGCGGCAAGAAGCGCCAGGACTACACACCAAGCGACCTCTGGGTGGATGACGCCCAGGTCTTTCATTTTCCTGGGCATAAAGGGGCCATCACTCTGGCTGAGATTACCCCACACCTGCCCCGCGCGCGCCCAGGCGGGGTGGTGCTAATTGCGACAGGGCACTCGGCTAGCTGGGGCAGCCCGGCCTATTATCGGGATAACCCCTATCTTGAACGGGAAGCGGCTCACGCGCTCATTGAACGCCGTATTCTGGCGATTGGGTTCGATGGCCCTTCCGCCGATCCGGTGGGAGAAGGGGAGCCTACCGGCGCGGATGATTTCCCGCTGCACCAGCTCTGGCTGGGCGGCGGCTGCCTTCTTCTGGAGAATCTCGCCCGACTTCAAGAGTTGCCCGATCAGGTAGAACTCGTCATCGGAGCCATCAATATCCGTGACGCAACGGGCATTCCATCAGCGATCTGGGCGAAATTCGCATCGTAA
- a CDS encoding aminotransferase class V-fold PLP-dependent enzyme yields MSSTSSTVLTPALQHLRASCPLAERTIYLANCSQAPQSQPVRAAVQTFMEGWATLGMHWGGWIEEVERARAVFAALIGAQPEDIAIGASVSQLVASLASALMQPQASRRRVLSSVVEFPGVGQAWHAAVRAMPGWKLDMLTGVEAEVIEADRLAEARAGLPIRHTHPSVVVSAQQVVAAIDETTALVSVPLVGYTNGALMDAQAVVAAAHARGTLVLLDAYQGVGSVPIDVQASEVDFLAAGTLKYLLGTAGIAFLYVRPQVRQQLEPAATGWFGRANPFDFNPAGLEYASGASRFDLGTPPLINAFVARAGMELIHKTGVAEIKAQIDRLSTLTHRAAPERGLNILGPQAGTPKGAITAIDAGSPRRAAWLEGELRKQNVIASARGEAMRLAPHGFTQEGELEQALDVLAQLLKSAPVELAATS; encoded by the coding sequence ATGTCCAGCACAAGCTCTACGGTTTTGACCCCGGCGCTCCAACACTTGCGGGCATCCTGCCCACTGGCTGAAAGGACCATCTATCTCGCCAACTGCTCTCAAGCCCCTCAGTCGCAGCCGGTGCGAGCGGCGGTCCAGACATTCATGGAGGGGTGGGCCACGCTCGGTATGCACTGGGGAGGCTGGATCGAGGAGGTTGAACGCGCTCGCGCAGTTTTCGCCGCCCTCATCGGCGCGCAGCCAGAGGACATCGCCATCGGCGCTTCGGTGTCACAACTCGTTGCTTCGCTTGCCAGCGCACTCATGCAGCCGCAGGCATCCCGGAGGCGCGTGCTGAGCAGCGTCGTGGAATTTCCTGGTGTGGGCCAGGCGTGGCATGCAGCGGTACGGGCCATGCCTGGCTGGAAGCTCGATATGCTCACCGGCGTCGAAGCCGAGGTCATCGAAGCTGATCGGCTGGCGGAAGCAAGAGCTGGCCTGCCCATCCGCCACACACATCCATCAGTGGTCGTCAGCGCCCAGCAGGTTGTGGCCGCCATTGACGAAACAACAGCCCTGGTTTCCGTTCCCCTGGTAGGCTATACGAACGGCGCTTTGATGGACGCGCAGGCAGTGGTCGCCGCCGCGCATGCGCGGGGCACGCTGGTCTTGCTTGACGCCTACCAGGGAGTGGGCAGCGTGCCAATTGACGTGCAGGCAAGCGAGGTGGACTTCCTCGCAGCAGGCACATTGAAATATTTGCTAGGAACAGCGGGAATCGCCTTTCTCTACGTGCGCCCCCAGGTCCGTCAACAGCTTGAACCGGCTGCAACTGGCTGGTTTGGGCGGGCGAACCCATTCGACTTTAATCCCGCTGGTCTGGAATATGCCTCTGGCGCCAGCCGCTTTGATCTGGGGACGCCTCCGCTCATCAACGCCTTCGTCGCGCGGGCAGGCATGGAGCTTATCCACAAGACCGGCGTTGCGGAAATCAAGGCGCAGATAGACCGCCTTTCAACCCTGACCCATCGCGCAGCGCCAGAGCGCGGCTTGAACATCCTGGGTCCGCAAGCGGGAACCCCGAAAGGGGCCATTACGGCTATTGACGCCGGTTCCCCCAGGCGGGCCGCATGGCTAGAAGGAGAACTCCGCAAACAGAACGTTATCGCCTCGGCTCGTGGCGAGGCCATGCGCCTCGCGCCACACGGCTTTACCCAGGAAGGCGAACTGGAGCAAGCATTAGACGTTCTTGCGCAGTTGCTGAAGAGCGCCCCAGTCGAACTGGCAGCTACATCATAA
- a CDS encoding APC family permease gives MASRMPMSPEFRAEQPEDDGLMGAVAPVLPSERLPQGFALPRVLRAQDLTVLCLIAVFLVANVSTIASGGGAAFLYLGLGFVAFLIPSALICAQLYRLFPAEGAVYLWTHKALGSFWDMFVGFFCHWWPGAFGLTIEVGAAVTYLQAMNPTWLQQPWQQGLTEIGVLLLALAMCSLGQRSIQMILNTVFLGYAAIIVLLGLAGGLWLLSGHLPQGDFTSQGWQISKANLPLFAIVILSLLGMEVPLNMGGELANRREGRRYLSWATIITIVGYLIATFGILVVLPPDEAEQSGLISTVFTQAFGSTAGTAFGAFTNVTLVIYFICATAAFNLMFARLLMVTSVDWRLPRSLHRLNARGVPFTAMTFQVGFNIIFIAILFFLAPTLAPTNPLESLLVFLVTINGLGVVWELSMVALFITGIVLFARYRRELANRWIAPPLILYLAAILGMVSAGISIFTIFYAGSPIPFLLDNSQWIYYVALVVLGSLALGAVLSFLAPEAEDTVELTTRLERRPGQRMT, from the coding sequence ATGGCATCCAGAATGCCGATGTCGCCTGAGTTTCGAGCCGAACAACCGGAAGATGATGGGCTGATGGGGGCAGTGGCCCCTGTCCTGCCTTCAGAACGATTACCCCAGGGATTCGCTTTACCGCGAGTGCTGCGGGCGCAAGACCTGACGGTCCTCTGTCTGATTGCTGTATTCCTCGTCGCCAATGTCTCGACAATTGCCAGCGGCGGCGGCGCGGCTTTTCTCTACCTGGGCCTGGGTTTTGTGGCATTCTTAATCCCCTCGGCCCTGATCTGCGCCCAACTGTATCGCCTCTTTCCGGCTGAGGGAGCGGTATATCTTTGGACACATAAGGCGCTGGGCAGTTTCTGGGATATGTTTGTGGGCTTTTTCTGCCATTGGTGGCCGGGCGCCTTTGGATTGACCATTGAGGTCGGAGCTGCCGTCACCTATCTCCAGGCGATGAATCCTACCTGGCTCCAACAGCCCTGGCAGCAAGGTTTGACCGAAATCGGCGTCCTCTTGCTGGCATTAGCCATGTGTTCCCTTGGTCAGCGCAGCATCCAGATGATACTCAACACGGTCTTCCTGGGCTATGCGGCTATTATCGTCTTGCTAGGGCTGGCCGGGGGTCTCTGGCTCCTCAGCGGCCATCTTCCTCAAGGAGATTTCACGTCGCAAGGGTGGCAGATCAGCAAAGCAAACCTGCCCCTCTTTGCCATCGTCATTCTTTCGCTGCTAGGCATGGAAGTGCCGCTCAATATGGGCGGAGAACTTGCCAATCGGCGGGAGGGCCGCCGCTATCTCTCCTGGGCTACCATCATCACCATCGTGGGCTATCTCATTGCTACATTCGGTATTCTGGTGGTCTTGCCGCCCGATGAAGCGGAACAATCCGGGCTGATTAGCACCGTCTTCACCCAGGCGTTTGGCTCCACTGCCGGAACCGCCTTTGGCGCATTCACCAATGTAACCCTGGTCATCTACTTTATCTGCGCCACAGCCGCGTTTAACCTGATGTTTGCCCGGTTACTGATGGTAACGAGTGTTGATTGGCGGCTTCCCAGGTCGCTGCACCGCCTGAATGCGCGGGGCGTACCCTTCACCGCAATGACCTTCCAGGTTGGCTTTAACATCATCTTCATCGCCATCCTGTTCTTCCTGGCCCCCACCCTGGCCCCCACCAACCCGCTAGAATCTCTCCTCGTGTTTCTTGTCACCATCAACGGGCTGGGCGTCGTCTGGGAACTCTCGATGGTGGCCCTCTTTATTACAGGTATCGTGCTGTTTGCACGCTATCGCCGCGAGCTAGCCAACCGCTGGATTGCCCCACCGCTGATTCTCTATCTGGCTGCCATTTTAGGCATGGTTTCAGCCGGTATTTCAATCTTCACCATCTTTTACGCTGGCTCCCCCATTCCTTTTCTTCTCGATAATAGCCAATGGATCTACTATGTCGCATTGGTGGTATTAGGGAGCCTGGCATTAGGGGCTGTACTCAGTTTTCTCGCCCCGGAGGCGGAAGATACCGTCGAACTAACGACACGCCTGGAACGCCGACCAGGCCAGCGCATGACCTGA
- a CDS encoding alpha/beta hydrolase-fold protein, translated as MRPWSFAVRGQYEEVTFESEALKGNPLGDPHQRPLWIYLPPGYHQESSRRYPSVYMIQGLTGQLDMWRNRAPFRKNFPELADDLFANGEAPPCIVVWVDCWTSLGGSQFVDSPGTGRYHTYLCEEIVPWVDRHYRTLPERAHRGIAGKSSGGYGAMITPMLRPDLWGGLATHAGDALFEMCYLPEFPRSVRALRDQYSGSFDKFWEDFRSRPAFSKEPDGHLLNDWCMAACYSADEDGTIHLPYDTTTGKLIPEVWERWLAWDPVRMAPNHAEALRSMRAIYIDAGKRDEFFLDLGAEAFRQALEEVGVKDVFFELFDATHMSIEYRYPLSLKYLAERLSP; from the coding sequence ATGCGTCCCTGGTCTTTCGCAGTTCGCGGTCAGTATGAGGAGGTCACATTCGAGAGCGAAGCCCTGAAAGGCAACCCGTTAGGCGATCCGCACCAGCGCCCGCTCTGGATTTATTTGCCGCCCGGCTATCACCAGGAATCCAGCCGCCGTTATCCCAGCGTCTATATGATTCAGGGCCTCACCGGCCAGCTTGATATGTGGCGCAACCGCGCGCCATTTCGCAAGAACTTTCCAGAACTTGCCGACGATCTGTTTGCCAACGGAGAAGCGCCGCCCTGCATTGTCGTCTGGGTTGATTGCTGGACTTCGCTTGGCGGCAGCCAGTTCGTGGATTCGCCCGGCACTGGTCGTTATCATACCTACCTGTGTGAAGAGATTGTTCCCTGGGTTGATCGCCACTATCGCACGCTGCCTGAACGCGCGCATCGTGGCATCGCTGGCAAGTCTAGCGGTGGCTACGGCGCGATGATCACGCCGATGCTGCGTCCCGACCTGTGGGGCGGGCTGGCGACCCACGCGGGTGATGCGCTCTTCGAGATGTGCTACCTTCCAGAGTTTCCCCGATCCGTTCGGGCGCTGCGCGATCAGTATAGCGGGTCTTTTGACAAGTTTTGGGAAGATTTTCGCAGCCGCCCCGCGTTTTCTAAAGAACCCGATGGTCATTTGCTGAACGATTGGTGTATGGCCGCCTGCTATTCGGCAGATGAAGATGGCACGATCCATCTCCCCTACGATACCACCACTGGCAAGCTGATCCCTGAAGTGTGGGAGCGGTGGCTGGCCTGGGATCCGGTACGCATGGCGCCGAACCACGCGGAAGCCCTGCGCAGCATGCGGGCGATCTATATTGACGCGGGCAAGCGTGACGAGTTCTTCCTTGATCTGGGGGCCGAGGCATTTCGTCAGGCATTGGAAGAGGTTGGTGTCAAGGATGTCTTCTTTGAGCTATTCGACGCCACCCATATGAGCATCGAATATCGTTATCCGTTGAGCTTGAAGTATCTGGCTGAGCGTCTTTCACCCTGA
- a CDS encoding LLM class F420-dependent oxidoreductase, translated as MRLGINLGYWGAGPNNGVALAQEAERLGFDSAWTAEAYGSDAITPLTWVGALTSKLKLGTGILQMPARTPAMTAMTAATLDLLSGGRVLLGLGLSGPQVVEGWHGQPYGKPLARTREYIEILRRIWAREAPLEYKGEEYRIPIDGGTGLGKPLKLIVHPLRARIPIYLAAIGPKNIELAGEIADGWLPIFFAPQREQAYLASLSAGLAKRQASEAFDIAPTVSVVLGDDVQECRNQIKPMLALYIGGMGARGKNFYNDLACRYGYEAAAHEIQDLYLEGRKLEAMAAVPDALVDEVALCGPKERIAELVEPWKTSRATTMICGTSQPEALRLMAELLL; from the coding sequence ATGCGGCTGGGAATCAATTTAGGCTATTGGGGCGCTGGTCCCAACAACGGTGTGGCGCTGGCGCAAGAAGCGGAGCGCCTGGGGTTCGATTCGGCCTGGACGGCTGAGGCGTATGGCTCTGATGCGATTACGCCTCTAACCTGGGTGGGGGCGCTGACCTCGAAGCTCAAGCTTGGCACCGGCATCCTCCAGATGCCCGCGCGCACGCCAGCCATGACGGCTATGACCGCCGCCACCCTTGATTTGCTGAGCGGCGGGCGCGTGCTGCTTGGCCTTGGCCTGTCTGGTCCGCAGGTCGTGGAAGGCTGGCATGGTCAGCCCTATGGCAAGCCGCTCGCGCGAACCCGCGAATATATCGAGATTCTGCGCCGCATCTGGGCGCGCGAGGCTCCCCTGGAATATAAGGGAGAGGAATACCGTATTCCTATTGATGGCGGCACTGGCCTGGGCAAACCCCTCAAACTGATCGTTCATCCGCTGCGCGCGCGTATCCCCATCTATCTCGCTGCCATTGGGCCGAAGAACATTGAACTGGCGGGTGAAATCGCTGATGGCTGGCTACCGATCTTCTTTGCGCCTCAGCGAGAGCAAGCCTATCTCGCGTCGCTTTCTGCCGGGCTGGCGAAGCGGCAGGCCAGCGAGGCGTTTGACATCGCGCCTACAGTTTCTGTGGTCCTGGGAGATGATGTGCAGGAATGCCGCAATCAAATCAAGCCGATGCTGGCGCTCTATATCGGCGGCATGGGCGCGCGGGGCAAGAACTTCTACAACGATCTCGCCTGCCGCTATGGCTATGAAGCCGCCGCGCATGAGATTCAAGACCTCTACCTGGAGGGGCGCAAGCTTGAAGCTATGGCCGCCGTTCCTGATGCGCTGGTGGATGAGGTGGCGCTTTGCGGGCCGAAGGAGCGCATTGCCGAACTGGTGGAACCCTGGAAAACATCGCGCGCCACGACCATGATTTGCGGAACCAGCCAGCCTGAAGCACTGCGCCTGATGGCGGAACTCCTGCTCTAA